The following DNA comes from Arthrobacter sp. SLBN-83.
ACGGCGGGCAGCCGGGTGCGTCAGCCGTTCCGGGCCTGGCGGACCACTTCGCCCCACGACTGGCGGGCGAGTTCCTGGACTGAGGCAAGGATGGCCGACGGCGGCTGGCTAAGGTCCAACGGGAACTCCACGATGTCGATGTCGGTGTTCAGGATGCGGCGAAGTTTCACTTCGCCCTTCCCTGCGTAGACCAGCCAGGCGGTGGGCACGGCGAGCGCGGTGGAGTGGGCCAGCATCTGGTAGTGGTCGGCGGTAAGGGAGGCACCGGCATCCGAGGCGGCCCGGTACTTGGCGTTGTAGGCCACCACGGGGCGCCCGCCCAGCAGGTGCACAGCATCCGGGCGGACCGACAGGCGGTCGGAATCCCGCACGGCCTCGCTGAGGAGGGCGTTGTACCGGAGCCTAAGCTCGCCCGGATAGGCAGCCATGGCGCCGCGCAGTGCGGTTCCCACGAAGTCTTCGAACACCTGCGCCATGTCCACCACGAACGAGGCCGTCTGCTGCCTGCCTTCGCCGGCTTCGGCGGATGCGTTGCGCAGGATCAGCTCCGCCAGGCGCAGTACAGCGTGGTAGCGCAGGTTCATCCTGGTGGGCTTCCACGGCGGCACCGGGGCGCCAGCTGGAAGGCGCGTGACGCCGTCGAGCTTTCCCTTCAGTTGGCGCAGCCGGCCCAGCACTTCGGGCCGCACCCCCGGCACCTGCCCCATCCGTTCAAGTGCGGCGCGCAGGATGCGGTTTTCGGCGATGTCCTCGGTGAACTCGTCGTAGGAGACCTCCAGGGGAACCAGCATGCCAGGGCGGCGGGAGATCTGGTCCGAAATCCTAATTCGCCCCTTCACGGTGCGCAGGGACTCGTCCACAGTGAGGTAGCCCTGCAGGACGCCGCGGCCCAGGGCCCGTTCGGCAAGCTGTGCCAGTGACTCGGCCAGCGCGCTCCACAGGTCTAGGTCCTCGCTGGCCGCCACGAGCTCCGGCCGGAAGCCCTGCTCCCCCGCGTAGCTGAGCAGGAACAGGAGCCGGCTCAGTCCCAGCCGGTCCTTGGGCCGGACGTCCAGCTGGACGGTGGCTGTCCGCACCGACCCCACCTTGCCCACCGGCTCGATCCGGTACAGCCCCATACCCATCGGGGACGCTTTAGCCAGGCCGCTGGAGTTCAGGACGGAAGCGCTGGGTGCGTCCAGCCGCTCCACCAGGCCGCTGGACAGCTCGTCGAGGACCAAATGCCGCATCCGGCCGTTTGAAGAGCCCGGCGCCCGCGGGTCAGCGCGCTGCAATGCGTCCCAGCAGCTGGTCCAGCCCGAAGCGCTCCTCCAGCTGCGCGCGCGTGAGTTGGCCGTGGTAGTGCTCCTCCAGCAGCGGCATGAGCTCGTACTTCCAGATCCGGCGCAGCCCGGCGGAGGTCTGGGCTGCGGGCTTCATGAAGTAGGACGGGCCGATCATCAGGTCCCGGTCCCACTCATCGATGGCCCCGTTCAGAGCGTCCAGCAGCAGAGCCGGCGTGGGATCAAGCTGGCGTGCCTGCAGGAACCGGGCCAGGGAACCCTTGACCGGTTCGGTCTGCGGGTGCAGTTCGATGAAGGAGAACCGGCGGCGGATGGCGGCGTCCATCATGGCAATCGACCTGTCCGCCGTGTTCATGGTCCCGATGATGTACAGGTTGTCCGGCAAGGTGAATGGCTCGTTGGGGCTGTACTGCAGGTAGATCCGGTCGTCCCGGTACTCCAGCAGGAAGTACAGCTCGCCGAACACCTTGGCCAGGTTGGCGCGGTTCATCTCATCGATGATGAGGAAGTACGGCTTCTTCTCGTTCCCGGGCTTGGCCGCTTCCTCCGCGAGGCGCCGCAGCGGCCCGGCCACCAGTTTGAAGGACACCTGCCCGTCGTCGGTCTTGTCCGGCCGGTAGCCCTCGAAGAAGTCCTCGTAGGCGTAGGACGGATGGAACTGGACCAGCTTTACGCGCTCGTCCGTGGTGTCGTCCGCCAGTTCGGCCGCCAGGTGCTTGGCCAGGTAGGTCTTGCCGGTGCCCGGCGGGCCGTAGAGGACCAGCTGGCGGTTTTCCTCCAGCAGGTCAGCGATCTCCTGCAGCGGTTCCAGCTCCATGTGCAGCGAGGCGGCGAATTCCTGCGTCAGCGGGCGGAAGCCCTCCTGGGCAGGGAGGACGACGGCGGCACCGTCGGCATCGCCGTCAGGCTCGGTTTCCGCCTCGGCAGGGAGCAGCGCCTGCAGCGCCTGCACCACGCGGGTGGCGTCCACCACGATGCCGGGGGTGGCAAGCTGCCGCTGGACGTGCCGGGGAAGGCTGGTGGTGGTGTGCCCATCGTCGAACCAGCGCACCTTGCGCCGCAGCCGGCGGTTGTCATCGTTGTACTCGGGCTCCCCCAGGACGCCGCCAAGGCGCACGGTTCCGGCGTGCTGGTAGAGCACCAGGTCACCGGGCTTCATGACGGTGAGGAAGGCAAACACCGCGGTCTTGGTGTCCTCGCGTTCCACGTAGCCCAGGTGCTTGTAGTCCTCATCCACCGCGTGCTGCACCACGCCGGCGGTAACGCCTGGCTCTAGCAGGCGGAGGTGTTCGACGTCGAGCGTCACCTTCTCCTCGCCGTGCCAGGCAGTGAGCAGCTCGGCGTTGTCGCTGTGCGTCCGGAGCAGCCAGGCACGCCTCCCGGGGTCGCCCACTTTCCGCCACTGGCTGACCAGCTGGCGGGAGTACCAGTCGATGCGCTGGCCGGCCTGTTCGTCCAAGTGCAGCCGGATGCGGTGGATATCCGCGGTGACGTCTTCTTCGCTGTCTCCCTTGGCCCCGCCCACGAGGGAGGCGAAGGCGTCCCGGATCTCCTGGCGTTCCACGTCCGCCACCACGGGCTCGAAATAGCTGGGCCAGGCCAGGAACTCGATGCTGCGGCGGATGGCCGGCTGGTCGTCGGGGGTCGATGCGGCGAGGCGGTGGAACTGCAGCGGGTCCTTGATGGCTGCCTGCACTACGCTGGCCGGCCGCTGGGCGACGTTGCGGACGAACCGGCACAGCCATTTGAGGTGGTCCCAGATGGTCCAGTTGAATTCAGCGGTGCGATCGCGGATGACGCCGTGGTCCGTCATGCCGGCGTACAGCTCTTCGGGCAGTTCCAGCGGCGGCTCGAGCCAGCCCGCGGCCTCCGCCACCCGGGCACGCTTGACCTTCAGCGACTTCACCTCGTGCGCCAGCGGCAGGGACTGCAGGAAGAGCAGTTCCACGGCCAGCTGCTTGGCCCCGCGGGTGGCACCCTCCAGGTTTTCGCGGAGGTTGGTCATCATGGGAGCCTTGGAGTCAGCGATGCCCCGTTCCAGCCGGTCGAGCAGCTCAGCGGCGGCCGGAACGGACCACGTCCGGGTGCGGCCGTCTAGGGGTGACGCCTTGCCCTGCAGACCCGGCCCCAGTACGAACCACGCTGCATCCTCAATCTCCTTGGAGATGCCGAGGGCGCGGGTCATGGCAGCAGTGGCAGTGGGGGTCATGCCCACAAATTTACAGGGTCAAGCTGGGCGCCCGCTCCACGCCGGCTGAACTCCCGGACCGCCAGGGCCTGTTACTTGGCGGTGGCAGGCCGCTTCCTGCCGAAGATGAAGTACCCCATGGGCCCGATGAAGTTGACGAAGGACGCTGCCCGCCACGCAGCCTTCGGCCCGTTGATCAGCTCAGCAGGCCTGCGCGAGATATCGCGCTGGGCGGCAACCAGCAGGGACACCTGCATGATCGCAGTGACGATGGTACCCACCTTGCCGGCCGGGGACATCTCCTTCCAGGTCTTCTTCTTCCTGCCACCATGCATCTTGTTCCTGCGGCTCATCTCGTGCGCCTTCTTGTTCAGGGCCTTCTTGTTCCGTGCCATCAGGCTTCCTTTCGCTGTGGATCGTGGTTCCAGCCGGGAGTTTGCAGTCAGGTTCTACAGTCCTGTGTTACGTGCAGCCCTGACCAGAGTCTTAGTGCCTGTAGGGGGCCATCCGCTCCTTTTGCTCCTGCGTGAGCCGTTGCACCCGGCCCGACGCCTCGTCCACGAAGGCGAGGTGGCTGCTCGCCTTCACGCAGTCCTCCCCGGTGACGGGGTCCTGGACCACGTAGTGGATGTCAAAGCTCGCTCCCTTGACGGCGCCGATCCAGACCTGGACCACGGCCGGAACGTTGCGGTACTCCAGGGTCCTGACGTAGCGGATCTTGTGGTCAACAATCAAGGCAAGCGTGCCCTCGGGGACGTCGTTGAACAACGACACCGGGGGCTCGATGCCAGGCAGGCCCGCCCCCCGCGGTGGCCCGAAAGCTGCGATCCGCGCTTCCTCCAGCATTCGCACGATCTGGACGTTGTTGATGTGGCCGTAGGCGTCCATGTCGCCCCAGCGCATCGGTACCTGGACCTCGATGCGCTGGCCACCGTGCGCGCTCAGCTGCGCACCGCCGTCGAATCATCCACTGCCGTTTCCCCGGCGTCCGCACCCGCGAACTGCGACATGTAAAGGCGGTGGTAGGCCCCGCCTGCGGCGAGCAGCACCTGGTGGTTGCCCTGTTCCACGATTTGTCCGTTTTCCATGACCAGGATCGTATCGGCATCGCGGATGGTCGAAAGCCGGTGTGCGATCACAAAGCTGGTCCGGTCCGAACGCAGCGCCGCCATGGCCTTTTGCACCAGCAGCTCGGTGCGGGTATCCACGGAGCTGGTGGCCTCATCAAGGATCAGCAGCGAGGGGTTGGCCACGAAGGCGCGGGCGATGGTGATCAGCTGCTTTTCACCGGCGCTGACGTTGTTGCCTTCTTCGTCGATCACGGTGTCGTAGCCCTCCGGCAGGGCACGGACGAAGCGGTCCACGAAGGTGGCCTTGGCAGCTGCGATCACCTGGTCCTCGGTGGCGTTGAGGTTGCCGTAGCGGATGTTGTCGTAGATGGACCCGCCAAAGAGCCATGCGTCCTGAAGCACCATGCCCACCTTGGAGCGCAGCTCGGAGCGGCTCAGGTGGGTGACATCCACGCCGTCCAGCATTATGGAGCCCGAGTTGAGCTCGTAGAAGCGCATCACCAGGTTCACCAGGGTGGTCTTGCCGGCTCCCGTGGGTCCGACGATGGCCACGGTATTGCCAGGCTCTGCCGTGAAGGACAGATTCTCGATGAGCGGCTTGTCCGGGGTGTAGCTGAAGGTGACGTTCCGGAAGTCCACGTGGCCGTCCGTCTTGGCCGGAAGGTGTTCGATGGCGGTTTCGGCGTCCTGTTCATCGGCGTCGAGGAACTCGAAAACGCGCTCCGAGGACGCCACGCCGGACTGAAGCATGTTGGCCATGCCCGCCATCTGGCCCAGCGGCTGGGTGAACTCGCGGGAGTACTGGATGAACGCGGTGGCGTCACCCAGTGACATGGCGCCGGATGCCACGCGGAGGCCACCCACCACCGCGATGCCCACGTAGCTGAGGTAGGACACGAACTGCATGACGGGGAAGATGATCCCGGAGACGAACTGCGCGCCGAAGCTTGCCTTGTAGAGTGCCTCGTTGCGTTCCTCGAACCGTGCCAGCATGTCGGCGTCGCGGCCGAAGACGCGGACCAGGTCATGCCCGGAGAAGGACTCCTCGATCTGGCCGTTCAGCGATCCGGTGTTCTTCCACTGGGCGGCGAAGAGTTTCTGGCTCCGGGCTCCGATCAGGCCTGCTGCCACCCCGGACAACGGGAGGGCGATCAGGGCGATCAAGGCAAGCTGCCAGGAGACGATGAACATCATGATCACGATGCCCAGCACGGTCAGCACGGAATTGACCAGCTGCGCGAACGCCTGCTGGAGGGCCTGCTGGATGTTGTCGACGTCGTTGGTCACCCGCGACAGCACGTCGCCGCGCTGCCGCGTATCGAAGTAGTTCAACGGCAGGCGGTTCAGCTTGTTCTCGGTGTCGTCACGCAGGCGGCGGATAACCTTCATGACGATACGGTTCAGGACGTAGCCCTGCAGCCACATGAAGATATTCGCCACGAAGTACATCAGCAGGACGATGGCGATGAGCGTGGTGAGCTTGTCGAAATTGATGCCGGTGCCCGGCACCAGCTCCATGCGGGACACCATGTCGGCGAAGTTGTCCTGGCCCTGCTGGCGCAGCCCGGCTACGAACTGTTCCTTGCTGGCTCCCGCCGGCAGCTGCTTTCCCACCACTCCGGCGAAGATGACGTCCATGGCCTGGCCCAGGATCTTGGGCGCAATGACGTTGAGGACCGCGGAGACCACCACCAGGCCCACCACGGCATAGATGCCCAGGGCTTCCGGCTTCAGCAGGCCCATCAGCCGTTTGGCGGATGGCCAGAAGTGCTCGGCCTTCTTGGCGGGCATACCGCCGAACATGTCCCCGTCCGCCTCGGAGGGGGTGAACTCCTCCTCAAGGAAATCGTCGTCATCTCCGGGCCCCGCGCCGGCAGCCACGGTGGATGCAGGGGCTGTCTCTTCGACAGCGGTGGAGTCTCTCTTGCGGGGGCTCATGCCACTTCCTCCACACTCAGCTGGGATTCGACAATTTCCTGGTAGGTGGGCGAGGTTTCCAGGAGTTCCTCGTGCGTGCCACGGTCCACGATGCGTCCGTTGTCCAGCACCAAAATCTGGTCGGCCTCGGTGATGGTGGAGATCCGCTGGGCCACAATGATGACGGTGGCATCCCTGGTGATGCCCTTCAGGGCGGTACGGAGCCGGGCGTCAGTGGCCACGTCCAGGGCGGAGAACGAGTCGTCAAAGAGGTAGACACGGGGTTTTGTCACGAGCGCGCGTGCTATGCAGAGGCGCTGGCGCTGACCGCCTGAGACGTTGGTGCCGCCCTGGGAAATCCTTGCGTCCAGGCCGTTCTTCTTCTCGCGGACAAAGGACTCACCCTGGGCTACCCGGAGGGCATCCCACAGTTCCTGGTCTGTTGCCTCGGTCTTGCCGAACCGGAGGTTGTGTTCGATGGTGCCTGAGAACAGGTACGGACGCTGCGGCACCAGGGCAACCCTTTTGGTGATCTCGGCGCGGTCCAGCTTGTCCACCGGGACGCCGTCCAGCAGCACCCGTCCTTCCACTGGGTCGTACAGCCGCGGCAGGAGGGACAACAGGGAGGTCTTGCCGGCGCCCGTGGACCCGATGATGGCGATGGTCTGCCCGGGACGTGCCGTGAAGCTTATGTTGCTGAGCACCGGGGACTCGGCGCCCGGGTAGGCGAAGGTGACGTTGCGGTACTCCACCACCCCGGTGAGCGAGGCCGGAGCCTGCGGCTGCTGGGGGTCGTGGATGGAGGGTTCAACGCCGAGCACCTCGCCGATGCGGTCGGCACAGACGGAGGCGCGCGGGATCATCATGGCCATGAAGGTGCCCATCATGACTGCCATCAGGATCTGCAGCAGGTACTGCAGGAACGCGGTGAGCGAGCCCACCTGCATGGCGCCGGCATCAACCCGCTGGCCGCCAAACCAGAGCACCGCTGCCGTGGACAGGTGCAGGATCATGCTGATGGCCGGGAACATCAGGACGAAGAGGGCGCCGATGCGCAGCGAGACGTCGGTGAGTTCCTTGTTGGCCGCGCCGAACCGTTCGGTCTCAAACGGCTCACGCACGAAGGCCCGGACAACGCGGATGCCGATAATCTGCTCGCGCAGCACGGCGTTGATCCGGTCGATCTTCCGCTGCATGGAGCGGAACAGCGGCATGAGCCGGACCACCAGGTAGCCCACCACCACGGCCAGCAGGGGAACGGAAACCCAGACCAGCCAGGACAGGTTGATGTCCTCGCGCAGCGCCATGATGATCCCGCCGATGCACATGATGGGGGTGGCAACCATGAAGTTCAGCCCCATGAGGAGGAGCATCTGCACCTGCTGGACATCGTTGGTGCCCCGGGTGATCAGCGTGGGCGCGCCGAACGCGTTGACATCCTTGGCGGAGAAGCTGGTGACCTTGCGGAACACCGCATGGCGCAGGTCCCGGCCCACCGCCATGGCAGTCCTGGAGCCGAAGTACACGCCGGCGATGGCCGCGGCTACCTGGGCGAAGGCCACCAGGAGCATCACCGCGCCGGTGCGCCAGATGAAATCGGTGTCTCCGCGTGCCACGCCCTGGTCGATGATTTGGGCGTTGAGGCTGGGCAGGTACAGCGCAGCGATGGTGGCCGCGAGCTGGAAAATGACGACAGCCAGGATGTATGGCAAATACGGTTTGGAGTAGCGCCGAATGAGGGTGAGGAGCATGGACTCAACTCTAGTGATGGGCACCGACATTGGGGCCTCTCGACGGCAACTTTTCAACCGTGAAAAGCCTGCTGAAAAGGGCGTAGAGCGGGGCAGCACGCAGGAAAGCCGCAGCCCGCTCCCGGAGGTCTTCCGGGTGCGGGCTGCGGCCTTGAAGTTGCCGTGGCTTTAGCCTCGGCGGGGAAGGGATGCCGTCCCCGCTGCTGTCCCTGGCCTTACTGTCCTTGGCCCGGTTCAGAACCGGCACCGGTGGACGGTGCGTCCAGCGGGGCGGCGGCGCTGTGCCTGCCGTGGCCGGCCAGGTAGAGTGCGGCTGCTGCCTGGATTTTGCGTTCCTTCAGGAACTTGCGCTGCAGCCTGCTGAGCTCTGCCGTGGTGGCGGCCTGCTTGGCTGCCAGCTCCTGCTGGGAACGGTGCTGTTCCTGGACGTCCAGCAGCATGTTGCCCAGTGCTGCCTGCTGGCGGGCCAGCAGGTGCTGGGTTTCCTGCAGCTTCTGCAGGGTGGCGGCGGCACTGGCGATGGCGTCGGCTACCTTCTCCGCCTTGTCTGCGGACGGCAGGTCAAGGCTCTCGGAGCTGAAGTTCCGGGCGAAGACTTCCTCGAAGTCCTCCGTGGCCACCCGGCCGGATGCTGCGGCGGCTGCGGCAGCACCGCCGTCGTACCTTTTGGCGGGGGCGGAGCCTGCCCGTGCTGCACTCCGCGTGGCGATGCCCGCCCCTCCGGGGATGTCCCGGTCCGGGGCCTCGGCGGAGACCACGGGAAGCTGCCCGGTCATGGTGGCGGTCATGCCCGCTTCACCGGCGGCGTTGGCCTCAAGTGCCTTCTCGGGGGCGATGTCCACGGTCTTGCGGAGCGGCACCTCCTTGATGAAGATGACGGCGATCAGCGCAACAACGGCCACCACGGCGGAGATCATGAAGATCGCGGCGGTGGCGTCACCGTAGGCGGCGCGCATGACGTCGGCGATCGGGGCGGGCAGGTCCTTGAGGTCCAGGCTGGCACCGCCGCCGTCGCCCGAAGTCTGGATGCCCAGCTTGGCAAGGCCCTCGGTAGCAAGGTCCTTGACGTGGTTGGACATGACGGCACCCAGGACGGACACGCCGATGGCACCGCCGAAGGAGCGGAAGAAGGCGACGGACGCACTGGCCGAACCGATGTCCGTGGCGCGGACGGTGTTCTGCACCGCAAGGACCAGGTTCTGCATGAGCATGCCCAGGCCGACGCCGAAGACTGCGGTGTAGATGCCGGCCTGCCAGAGTTCGGTGGTGTGGGTCAGGGTTCCGGCCATGGCCAGGCCGCCGATCAGCAGGATGCTGCCGCCAATCAGGAACCGCTTCCACTTGCCGTAGCGGCTGATGAGCTGGCCGGAGACCACCGAACCGACCAGGTTGCCGGCGATCATGGGCAGGGTGAGCAGGCCGGCCTCGGTGGGCGTGGCGCCACGGGCCACCTGGTAGTACTGGCCCAGGAAGGTGGAGGAACCGAACATTGCGATGCCGACAGCCACGGAAGCGACGATGGCCAGGGCGGTGGTGCGCTCGGAGATGATCTTGAGCGGGATGATCGGTGCGGAGACCTTGGACTCCACCAGCACCAGCAGTGCCAGCAGGAGGACGCCGCCGCCCACCATCACCAGGGTCTGCCAGGACCACCAGTCGTAGTAGTCGGGGTTGCCGGCGAAGGAAACCCAGATCAGGAGCAGGCTCACGCCGCTGGTCAGCAGGATGGCACCGAACCAGTCGATCTTGGCGGGGCGCTTGATGTGCGGGACCTTCAGCGTGATCTGGAGCAGGATCAGGGCGACGACGGCGAGCGGCACGCAGACGAAGAACGTCCAGCGCCAGCCAAGTGCGCTGTCCACGATGAAGCCGCCGAGCAGCGGGCCGCCGGCGGTGCCGACAGCCATCACGGCGCCCATGTAGCCGGAGTACTTGCCGCGTTCACGCGGCGGAATGATGGAGCCGATGATGGCTTGGGCCAGGGCGGTGAGGCCACCCATGGCGATGCCCTGGATCACGCGGGCGGTGAGCAGGAACGGGATGCTTTCGGAGAAACCTGCCATGACCGAGCCGGCAACGAAGATCACGATGCTCAGCTGGACCAGGATCTTCTTGTCGAAGAGGTCGGCGAGCTTGCCCCAGATGGGGGTGGTGGCTGCGTTGGCCAGCAGCGCCGCCGTGATGACCCATGCGAAGTCCGTCTGAGTGCCCTTGAGCTCGGACATGATGGTGGGCAGCGCGTTGGCCACGATGGTGCTGCTGAGGATCGCGGTGAAGAAGGCAGCGAGGAGGCCGGTCAGGGCCTCCATGATCTGCCGGTGGTTCATGGGCGCGCCCGGCTCGTGGCGTTTGGATTGCCGCGATTCCTGTTTAGCGGTGCGCTGGCGCTGGCGCTCCTGCTCCTGGTCCGCGGCGGCGGTGACGTTAGCCATTAATGGACTCCTGCGTTTTCTGTTCGTTGGTGGTTCCGGCCGCCCTTGCCCGGATGGAATTCTTCAGGGATGTGGTGAGCTTGTTCAGCATCGCGGCTGTTGCGGCTGCGTCATCCTCGTTCCAGTCGGAGAGGTAGGCCTGCAGGGTTTCCGCCCGGTGCCGCACCAGCTCTGCCAGCTTCTCCTTCCCGCGCGGGGAAAGCGCCAGCAGTTGGGCCCGGCCGTCGTCCGGGTCCTGGGTGCGCACCACCAGGCCCGCGTCCGCAAGCTCGGCCACGTGCCGGCTGAGCACCGGCGGACTGACCCCCAGGCGTTCAGCCAGGTGCGCGGCCCGGGTCTCCCCCTCGCCAATGAACTTGAGCACGCCCTGCAGGGCGATGCCGGTGTCCTGGCCTTTGACGTTAACCATGGTGACGCAGCGCAGCGCGCGCTGGAGGTCATAGATATGGCTGACGAGGTCGGCTGCAGTGGCCGGTGCGACAGACATGATCCTCCCTAAAAGAATTAGTTGCTGCAAGCAACTGTATCAGAAAAAGGTTGCTTAGGGAAACGAAGTTGTGCGCGAGGAAGGTTAAGCAGAAGCTCCCCCACTTCCAGCAGGAAGTGAGGGAGCTCCAGAACGAAAGGGTATGGTCAGTCGCCCAGGTGGGTGGGGCTGAACATCCTCAGGAGGGTTTCAACCACGACGACGTTGGGTCCATCCGCGGCGAATCCCGCCCTGAGCGCCTCCCCCACGTCCTCCGGGGCCACCCGGGTGGCGGGCACGCCGAAGGATTCCGCGAGCTTCACGAAGTCCGGCCGGGCAAGTTCGGTGGCCGTGGCTTTGCCGAACGCACCCACCATGTACTCGCGCAGGATGCCGTAGCCGCCGTCGTCCACGATCAGCCAGGTGACCGGCACGTTGTGCTGCTTAGCGGTGGCAAGCTCGGCGATGGAGTACATGGACGAGCCGTCGCCGGAGACTGCGAGCACCCGGGCAGGCTTGCCGAGCGTTTCCAGTCCAACGGCTGCGCCGATAGCTCCGGGAAAGGCATAGCCCAGGCCGCCGGCGCCCTGAGCAGAGTGGAACTGCCCCTGCCGGGCATCCCAGCAGGACCATCCCCAGTACGCGGCAATGGTCATGTCCCAGAAGGTCTGCATGTCCGCCGGCACGGCTTCGCGGATATCCGCCATGAACTTCAGTTCCTTGGTCAGGTCCTGTGATTCCAGCCGTGCCCGGACCTGGGCGAGTGACTTCGCGACCAGCTCTTCCGGAGTGCTCCCATGCCAGTCCGGCGTCCCGGTCCTGCCGGGGTCGAGCGCCTCATCAATGGCCGCGAGTGCCTGGCCGGCGTCGGCACGGATGCCCAAACCCGGCCGGTTAGACTCCAGCACGCGCGGCTCGGCGTCGATCTGGATGATCCTGCCCCGCGGCTCGAAGGTGAAATAGTTGGAGGTGACTTCGCCCAGGGAGGACCCGATCACCACCAGGACGTCCGCGTCCTCGAGGAGGTCGGTCATGTACCGGTCCTCGATCCAGGACTGCAGCGACAGCTCGTGGTTCCAGGGGAACGCGCCGTTGCCGCCGGGGGTGCAGATCACCGGCGCGCGCAGCTTCTCGGCGATCGAGAGCAGCGACTTCTCCGCTTTGCCGCGACGCGTCCCGCCGCCGGCAATGATGGCCGGGCGTTTTGCTGTTTCCAGCCACTTCACGGCCTCGCGCACCAGCTCAATGCGGGGCGGGTTGTCCGCCGCTTCGGCCAGGGCATCCTCCACCGGCGGGACCATGATCGGGTCCAGCAGCACGTTTTGCGGGATCTCCAGCCACACCGGCCCCTGCGGCGAGGAGATGGCCTCGGTCCAGGCGTCCTGGATGGCGGACGGAATGCCCGACGCATGCTGGATCAGCCGCTGGCTCTTGGTGACGTTGGCCGCGGATGCCTTCTGGTCATCGAGCTGGTGCAGCATGCCCTTGCGCCGCGCACCCAAGCCCTCCAGGGGAATCTGGCTGGCCACTACCACCATGGGCACCCCCGTAGCGTAGGCCTCCTGCAGGCCGGCCAGCGAGGTCAGCGCCCCCGGGCCGGTGGACAGGAACAGCACGCCCACTTCGCCGGTGGCGCGGGAGTATCCGTCCGCGGCAAAGGCACTGTTGTTCTCCACCCGGGAGGAGACAAAGTGCAGGTTGCCGCGGCCCATGGCGTCAAAGAGCCCCAGGGCATGCTGGCCCGGGATGCCGAAAACCGTCTTGGCGCCCAGCGCTTCAAGGGTCTCGACGACGAGGTCCCCGCCGTTGCGAACCCCGCTCCCCCGTGCGGGGACGGGGACGTCCTGTTCTGCCACGGCCCTACTCCTTGGCGGCGGCGGCGAAACCGGCGGGGCGGCGGGCTTCCTGGCCAAGAGCCTGGGCCGCGTATCCGGTGTCCGCACCGAAACGGTTTCCGGGTGCGGCATTGTCCGCCATGAGGGTCACCAGTTCATACGCCACATGACTGGCGGCAACGCCGGTGATCTCGGCGTGGTCGTACGCAGGAGAGACTTCGACGACGTCGGCGCCCACCAGGTTCATGCCGCGGAAGCCCCGGATGATCTCCAGGAGTTCCCGGCTGGTGATGCCGCCGGCCTCGGGGGTGCCGGTACCGGGCGCATGGGCCGGATCCAGGACGTCAATGTCCACCGAGATGTAGAGCGGGCGGCTGCCGATCCGG
Coding sequences within:
- a CDS encoding thiamine pyrophosphate-binding protein; translation: MAEQDVPVPARGSGVRNGGDLVVETLEALGAKTVFGIPGQHALGLFDAMGRGNLHFVSSRVENNSAFAADGYSRATGEVGVLFLSTGPGALTSLAGLQEAYATGVPMVVVASQIPLEGLGARRKGMLHQLDDQKASAANVTKSQRLIQHASGIPSAIQDAWTEAISSPQGPVWLEIPQNVLLDPIMVPPVEDALAEAADNPPRIELVREAVKWLETAKRPAIIAGGGTRRGKAEKSLLSIAEKLRAPVICTPGGNGAFPWNHELSLQSWIEDRYMTDLLEDADVLVVIGSSLGEVTSNYFTFEPRGRIIQIDAEPRVLESNRPGLGIRADAGQALAAIDEALDPGRTGTPDWHGSTPEELVAKSLAQVRARLESQDLTKELKFMADIREAVPADMQTFWDMTIAAYWGWSCWDARQGQFHSAQGAGGLGYAFPGAIGAAVGLETLGKPARVLAVSGDGSSMYSIAELATAKQHNVPVTWLIVDDGGYGILREYMVGAFGKATATELARPDFVKLAESFGVPATRVAPEDVGEALRAGFAADGPNVVVVETLLRMFSPTHLGD
- a CDS encoding ABC transporter ATP-binding protein; this encodes MLLTLIRRYSKPYLPYILAVVIFQLAATIAALYLPSLNAQIIDQGVARGDTDFIWRTGAVMLLVAFAQVAAAIAGVYFGSRTAMAVGRDLRHAVFRKVTSFSAKDVNAFGAPTLITRGTNDVQQVQMLLLMGLNFMVATPIMCIGGIIMALREDINLSWLVWVSVPLLAVVVGYLVVRLMPLFRSMQRKIDRINAVLREQIIGIRVVRAFVREPFETERFGAANKELTDVSLRIGALFVLMFPAISMILHLSTAAVLWFGGQRVDAGAMQVGSLTAFLQYLLQILMAVMMGTFMAMMIPRASVCADRIGEVLGVEPSIHDPQQPQAPASLTGVVEYRNVTFAYPGAESPVLSNISFTARPGQTIAIIGSTGAGKTSLLSLLPRLYDPVEGRVLLDGVPVDKLDRAEITKRVALVPQRPYLFSGTIEHNLRFGKTEATDQELWDALRVAQGESFVREKKNGLDARISQGGTNVSGGQRQRLCIARALVTKPRVYLFDDSFSALDVATDARLRTALKGITRDATVIIVAQRISTITEADQILVLDNGRIVDRGTHEELLETSPTYQEIVESQLSVEEVA
- a CDS encoding MarR family winged helix-turn-helix transcriptional regulator, with translation MSVAPATAADLVSHIYDLQRALRCVTMVNVKGQDTGIALQGVLKFIGEGETRAAHLAERLGVSPPVLSRHVAELADAGLVVRTQDPDDGRAQLLALSPRGKEKLAELVRHRAETLQAYLSDWNEDDAAATAAMLNKLTTSLKNSIRARAAGTTNEQKTQESING
- a CDS encoding MDR family MFS transporter, which produces MANVTAAADQEQERQRQRTAKQESRQSKRHEPGAPMNHRQIMEALTGLLAAFFTAILSSTIVANALPTIMSELKGTQTDFAWVITAALLANAATTPIWGKLADLFDKKILVQLSIVIFVAGSVMAGFSESIPFLLTARVIQGIAMGGLTALAQAIIGSIIPPRERGKYSGYMGAVMAVGTAGGPLLGGFIVDSALGWRWTFFVCVPLAVVALILLQITLKVPHIKRPAKIDWFGAILLTSGVSLLLIWVSFAGNPDYYDWWSWQTLVMVGGGVLLLALLVLVESKVSAPIIPLKIISERTTALAIVASVAVGIAMFGSSTFLGQYYQVARGATPTEAGLLTLPMIAGNLVGSVVSGQLISRYGKWKRFLIGGSILLIGGLAMAGTLTHTTELWQAGIYTAVFGVGLGMLMQNLVLAVQNTVRATDIGSASASVAFFRSFGGAIGVSVLGAVMSNHVKDLATEGLAKLGIQTSGDGGGASLDLKDLPAPIADVMRAAYGDATAAIFMISAVVAVVALIAVIFIKEVPLRKTVDIAPEKALEANAAGEAGMTATMTGQLPVVSAEAPDRDIPGGAGIATRSAARAGSAPAKRYDGGAAAAAAASGRVATEDFEEVFARNFSSESLDLPSADKAEKVADAIASAAATLQKLQETQHLLARQQAALGNMLLDVQEQHRSQQELAAKQAATTAELSRLQRKFLKERKIQAAAALYLAGHGRHSAAAPLDAPSTGAGSEPGQGQ